From the Solanum lycopersicum chromosome 10, SLM_r2.1 genome, one window contains:
- the LOC101253630 gene encoding heavy metal-associated isoprenylated plant protein 4 produces the protein MLNAMSIEEKKIEVTSAVYRVGLHCPKCAHDIRKPLLATQGVHNVDVKFDEDEVTVKGAIDANKIHQRLQKWTKNKVHLVSHAKIENANQLKKETIKTTILKVYMHCNKCEVDLERRLLKHKGINSVKTNFKAQTITVETILESEKLVSYVTKTFGKYTEIIKKKEEEKVTMEEKIIEFKQVKKVEAKIKEGEIPCSVYYVYAPPWFSDENPNACHVM, from the exons AGTAACGAGTGCAGTTTACAGAGTTGGTCTTCACTGCCCAAAATGTGCACATGATATTAGAAAACCACTCTTGGCAACTCAAG GAGTTCATAATGTGGATGTGAAATTTGATGAGGATGAGGTTACTGTAAAAGGTGCTATTGACGCAAACAAAATTCACCAACGATTACAGAAATGGACTAAAAACAAAGTCCACTTAGTATCACACGCCAAAATTGAAAACGCAAACCAACTCAAAAAG GAAACTATTAAGACAACGATATTGAAAGTTTACATGCATTGCAACAAGTGTGAAGTTGATCTAGAGAGGAGGTTACTCAAACACAAAG GTATTAATAGTGTTAAAACAAACTTCAAAGCTCAGACAATAACAGTTGAGACAATTCTTGAGTCTGAAAAACTTGTGTCATATgtaacaaaaacatttggcaaaTACACAGAAATCATCAAGaagaaagaagaggaaaaagtaACCATGGAAGAAAAGATTATTGAATTTAAGCAAGTGAAGAAAGTAGAAGCAAAAATCAAGGAAGGTGAAATTCCATGTTCTGTTTATTATGTATATGCCCCACCGTGGTTCAGTGATGAGAATCCTAACGCTTGTCATGTCATGTAG